The following coding sequences lie in one Chiroxiphia lanceolata isolate bChiLan1 chromosome 19, bChiLan1.pri, whole genome shotgun sequence genomic window:
- the SLC26A11 gene encoding sodium-independent sulfate anion transporter, whose translation GGPGRSDPARAEPRSPRVERAGTAGPGPPRPAPARPGPAGVPPRPRERSCGRGCPCRAVPAGPGCPRRAELSPPGRAVPAMPGSRCPALPVLRWLPRYCRAWLPLDLLAGLAVGLTAVPQALAYAELAGLPLQYGLYSSFMGCFVYFFLGTAKDVTLGPTAIMSLLVSSYAFHEPVYAVLLAFLSGCIQLAMGLLHLGFLLDFISCPVIKGFTSAASITISFNQIKNILGLQGIPRQFFLQVYETLRRIGETRAGDAVLGLACLAALAALRAMKSRLPQAASAEPLATRISCRIVWISATARNALVVLFAGLVAYSFQVMGSQPLTLTGSIPRGLPAFRPPCFSLAAPNGTVPFPSMVEDMGVGLAVVPLMGLLETIAIAKAFASQNGYRIDPNQELLALGVANILGSFVSSYPITGSFGRTAVNAQSGVCTPAGGLVTGALVLLSLAYLTSLFYYIPKAALAAVIISAVLPLFDVGIFRTLWRVKRLDLVPLCVTFLLCFWEVQYGIVAGVLVSGILLLYSIARPPIKVSEGDVLLVQPGSSLHFPAIECLRDTVCSRALAASPPRSVILDCCHISSIDYTVVVGLAELLQELRKHGLSLAFCGLKDPVLQVLLSADLEGFQHFPSREEAERCRGAEPWDSRTDPFTSTTESSRLIQ comes from the exons GGCGGCCCCGGCCGCTCAGATCCGGCCCGGGCGGAGCCACGGTCCCCGCGGGTGGAGCGGGCTGGCACggccggccccggcccgccccggccggccccggcccgccccggccccgcgggggtCCCGCCCCGACCCCGGGAGCGGAGCTGCGGCCGCGGGTGCCCGTGCCGGGCTgtccccgccgggccgggctgtCCCCGCCGTGCCGAGCTgtccccgccgggccgggctgtCCCCGCCATGCCGGGGTCCCGCTGCCCGGCGCTGCCGGTGCTGCGCTGGCTCCCGCGGTACTGCCGGGCCTGGCTGCCGCTGGACCTGCTGGCCGGGCTGGCCGTGGGGCTCACGGCCGTGCCACAGGCGCTGGCCTACGCCGAGCTGGCCGGGCTGCCGCTGCAG TATGGCCTCTATTCCTCCTTCATGGGCTGCTTCGTCTACTTCTTCCTGGGCACTGCCAAGGACGTGACGCTCGGTCCCACGGCCATCATGTCCCTGCTCGTCTCCTCGTACGCATTCCACGAGCCTGTCTATGCCGTCCTGCTCGCCTTCCTCTctggctgcatccagctggcCATGGGGCTCCTACACCTCG GATTCCTTCTGGATTTCATTTCCTGCCCTGTCATTAAAGGGTTCACATCGGCTGCTTCCATCACCATTAGCTTCAACCAGATCAAG AAcatcctggggctgcaggggatCCCGCGGCAGTTTTTCCTGCAGGTGTATGAGACGCTGCGGAGGATCGGGGAGACCAG GGCTGGGGAcgctgtgctggggctggccTGCCTGGCCGCGCTGGCAGCGCTCCGGGCCATGAAGAGCCGCCTGCCCCAAGCTGCCTCTGCGGAGCCGCTGGCTACCAGGATCAGCTGCCGGATCGTCTGGATCTCTGCCACAG cacGCAACGCCCTCGTCGTCCTGTTTGCTGGCCTGGTTGCTTACTCCTTCCAGGTGATgggctcccagcccctcacGCTCACCGGCAGCATCCCCCggggcctccctgccttccgGCCACCGTGCTTCTCCCTGGCAGCGCCCAACGGCACCGTCCCCTTCCCGAGCATGGTGGAG GACATGGGGGTCGGGCTGGCCGTGGTCCCGCTCATGGGCCTGCTGGAAACCATCGCCATTGCCAAGGCTTTTG CCTCGCAGAATGGTTACAGGATTGACCCcaaccaggagctgctggctctgg gCGTTGCAAACATCCTGGGCTCCTTCGTCTCGTCGTATCCCATCACGGGCAGCTTTGGCCG GACAGCGGTGAACGCGCAGTCAGGGGTCTGCACCCCCGCGGGAGGGCTCGTCACAG GTGCCCTGGTCCTGCTCTCGCTGGCCTATCTCACCTCACTCTTCTACTACATCCCCAAGGCAGCCCTGGCCGCCGTCATCATCTCGGCCGTGCTGCCCCTGTTCGACGTGGGGATCTTCAGGACGCTCTGGCGGGTTAAGA GGCTGGACCTTGTGCCCCTCTGCGTGAcgttcctgctctgcttctgggAGGTCCAGTATGGAATTGTGGCCGGGGTGTTGGTCTCAGGGATTCTGCTGCTCTACTCCATTGCCAGGCCCCCAATAAAG GTGTCGGAGGGGGACGTGCTCCTCGTGCAGCCGGGGAGCAGCCTGCACTTCCCAGCCATCGAGTGCCTCCGGGACACTGTGTGCAGCCGTGCTCTGGCAG catctccaccACGCTCTGTCATCCTGGACTGTTGCCACATCAGCAGCATTGATTACACGGTGGTggtggggctggcagagctgctgcaggagctgcgCAAGCACGGCCTCTCACTGGCCTTCTGTGGCCTGAAG GACCCTGTTCTCCAAGTCCTCCTGTCTGCTGACTTAGAAGGATTCCAGCATTTCCCCAGCCGGGAGGAGGCAG AGCgatgcagaggagcagagccgTGGGACAGCAGGACTGACCCCTTCACCAGCACCACCGAGAGCTCAAGGCTCATCCAGTGA
- the SGSH gene encoding N-sulphoglucosamine sulphohydrolase has translation MRPWALALLLGALRSGAAPAPARNVLLLLADDGGFESGAYNNSAIRTPNLDALARRGVVFQNAFTSVSSCSPSRASILTGLPQHQNGMYGLHQDVHHFNSFDSVRSLPHLLSQGGVRTGIIGKKHVGPEAVYPFDFAYTEENSSVLQVGRNITRIKALVRRFLQSQDERPFFLYVAFHDPHRCGHSQPQYGAFCEKFGNGESGMGWIPDWKPQIYHPEQVQVPPFVPDTPAARADLAAQYTTIGRMDQGIGLVLEELRRAGFHNSTLVIYTSDNGIPFPSGRTNLYRSGTAEPLLLSSPEHPQRWGQVSQAFATLLDLTPTILDWFSIPYPSYSIFGTKQVQLTGKSLLPALESEQSWATAFSSQSHHEVTMYYPMRAIQHRQFRLIHNLNYKMPFPIDQDFYISPTFQDLLNRTRAGQPTHWNKTLHQYYYRERWELFDCSRDPTESQNLAPDPRYADILQLLRVQLLKWQWDTGDPWVCAPDAVLEGKLSPQCRPLHNEL, from the exons aTGCGGCCCTGGGCGCTGGCGCTGCTGCTCGGAGCGCTCCGGagcggcgcggccccggccccggcccgcaacgtgctgctgctcctgg CCGATGACGGGGGCTTTGAGAGCGGCGCCTACAACAACTCCGCCATCCGGACGCCCAACCTGGACGCGCTGGCCCGGCGTGGTGTGGTCTTCCAGAACGCCTTCACCTCCGTCAGCAGCTGCTCCCCGAGCCGGGCCAGCATCCTGACCGGCTTACCACAG CACCAGAACGGGATGTATGGGCTGCACCAGGACGTGCACCACTTCAACTCCTTTGACAGCGTGCGGAGCCTGCCCCATCTGCTCAGCCAAGGGGGTGTCCGGACAG GGATAATTGGGAAGAAGCATGTTGGGCCAGAGGCTGTGTACCCCTTCGACTTTGCCTACACAGAGGAGAACAGTTCAGTCCTGCAGGTTGGGAGAAATATCACCCGGATCAAAGCACTCGTCCGGCGgttcctgcagagccaggacgAGAG GCCTTTCTTCCTCTACGTCGCCTTCCATGACCCCCATCGCTGCGGGCACTCCCAGCCCCAGTATGGGGCCTTTTGTGAGAAATTTGGCAACGGAGAGAGTGGGATGGGCTGGATCCCTGACTGGAAGCCACAGATTTACCACCCAGAGCAAGTGCAG GTCCCCCCCTTTGTTCCCGACACGCCGGCTGCCCGGGCCGACCTGGCTGCCCAGTACACAACCATCGGGCGCATGGACCAAG GGATCGGGCTGGTCCTGGAGGAGCTGCGGCGTGCCGGCTTCCACAACAGCACCCTGGTGATCTACACCTCCGACAACGGCATCCCCTTCCCCAGCGGCAGGACCAACCTCTACCGCTCGGGCACTGCTGAGCCGCTGCTCCTCTCATCCCCCGAGCACCCCCAGCGCTGGGGGCAGGTCAGCCAGGCCTTCGCCACCCTCCTGG aTCTGACGCCGACCATTTTGGACTGGTTCTCCATCCCCTACCCCTCTTACAGCATCTTCGGCACAAAGCAGGTGCAGCTCACTGGAAAGTCTCTCCTGCCAGCACTGGAGTCAGAGCAGTCCTGGGCCACCGCCTTCAGCAGCCAGAGCCACCACGAGGTGACCATGTACTACCCCATGCGAGCCATCCAGCACCGGCAGTTCCGCCTCATCCACAACCTCAACTACAAGATGCCCTTTCCCATCGACCAGGACTTTTACATCTCCCCCACTTTCCAAGACCTGCTCAACCGCACCAGGGCCGGGCAGCCAACCCACTGGAACAAGACCCTGCACCAGTACTACTACCGGGAGCGCTGGGAGCTCTTCGACTGCAGCCGCGACCCCACCGAGAGCCAGAACCTGGCCCCCGACCCCCGCTACGCCGacatcctccagctgctccGTGTGCAGCTCCTCAAGTGGCAGTGGGACACGGGGGACCCCTGGGTGTGCGCCCCCGACGCTGTCCTGGAGGGGAAGCTGAGCCCCCAGTGCCGGCCGCTGCACAACGAGCTGTGA
- the GAA gene encoding lysosomal alpha-glucosidase: MCAGVAAALLALLVPAAARAGPAPAACAVSPGDRFDCGPERLLSREGCEARGCCYSPGPDPSPPWCFFPRGYRSYRAENLTATAGGFTARLRRVAATFLPAAVDELRLDLALETPTRLRFTLRDPARQRYEVPLDTPRAGGTAPSTLYGLQVNQDPFGLVVCRQRGGRVLLNTTVAPLFFADQFLQISTSLPSHFISGLGEHLTPLILNTTWTRVTLWNRDMAPAPQVNLYGSHPFYLVMEDDGSAHGVFLLNSNAMDVLLQPSPALTWRTTGGILDFYIFLGPDPKSVVRQYLDVVGFPFMPPYWGLGFHLCRWGYSSTDITRQVVANMTAARFPLDVQWNDLDYADAKRDFTFNKKSFKDYPEMVQDFHRCGLRYIMIVDAGISSSGPPGTYKPYDEGLKRGVFIRNATGQPLVGKVWPGPTVFPDFTNPETHEWWHDMVKDFHDQVPFDGMWLDMNEPSNFVEGSQDGCPQNNLEQPPYVPGVFGGRLRAGTICASSQQFLSSHYNLHSLYGLTEAIASHNALLRVRGKRPFIISRSTFAGHGRYAGHWTGDVGSNWEQLYYSIPEVLLFNLFGVPLVGADICGFAGDTSEELCVRWTQLGAFYPFMRNHNDHGTRPQEPYTFSPAAQAAMRNALRLRYSLLPFLYTLFHRAHTAGETVARPLFLEFPTDPNTWAVDHQLLWGGGLLVTPVLEAGQTKVSGYFPAGTWYSLAGDSTIHSKGQWVLLPAPLDTINVHVRAGHILPLQEPAFSTAQSRRRGMALLVALTPDGFARGDLFWDDGESWETFERGDYTEILFLATHGAVLSQLLRGSPHLDGVLLEAVTVLGVSSPPRQVLANGAIVSDFSYRSDTQVLRVPVSLPMWEQFVISWS, translated from the exons ATGTGCGCGGGGGTCGCGGCCGCGCTGCTGGCGCTGCTCGTCCCCGCCGCGGCccgggccggccccgcgcccgccgcctGCGCGGTGTCCCCGGGCGACCGCTTCGACTGCGGCCCCGAGCGGCTGCTGTCGCGGGAGGGCTGCGAGGCGCGGGGCTGCTGCTACAGCCCCGGGCCCGACCCCAGCCCGCCCTGGTGCTTCTTCCCCCGCGGGTACCGCAGCTACCGCGCCGAGAACCTGACGGCCACGGCCGGCGGCTTCACCGCCCGCCTGCGCCGCGTGGCCGCCACCTTCCTGCCGGCGGCGGTGGACGAGCTGCGGCTGGACCTGGCGCTGGAGACCCCGACCCGCCTGCGCTTCACG CTGCGGGACCCGGCCCGGCAGCGCTATGAGGTGCCGCTGGACACGCCGCGGGCGGGCGGCACAGCCCCCTCCACGCTCTACGGGCTGCAGGTCAACCAGGACCCCTTCGGGCTCGTCGTGTGCCGGCAGCGCGGCGGGAGGGTCCT GCTGAACACCACCGTCGCCCCCCTCTTCTTCGCAGACCAGTTCCTGCAGATCTCCACCTCTCTGCCCTCCCATTTCAtttctgggctgggagagcacCTGACACCTCTGATCCTCAACACAACATGGACCAGGGTCACCCTCTGGAACCGGGACATGGCGCCTGCA ccccaggtcAACCTCTACGGCTCCCACCCTTTCTACCTGGTGATGGAGGACGACGGTTCAGCCCACGGGGTCTTTCTGCTGAACAGCAACGCGATGG AcgtgctcctgcagcccagcccggccctgACCTGGCGCACGACAGGCGGGATCCTGGACTTCTACATCTTCCTGGGCCCCGACCCCAAGAGTGTGGTGCGGCAGTACCTGGACGTCGTCG GGTTCCCTTTCATGCCCCCGTACTGGGGCCTGGGCTTCCACCTCTGCCGCTGGGGCTACTCCTCCACCGACATCACCCGGCAGGTCGTGGCCAACATGACAGCAGCCCGCTTCCCCCTG GATGTGCAGTGGAATGACCTGGATTACGCAGATGCCAAGAGGGATTTCACCTTCAACAAGAAAAGCTTTAAGGACTACCCGGAGATGGTGCAGGACTTCCACCGCTGCGGGCTGAGGTACATCATGATCGTG gaTGCTGGGATCAGCAGCTCGGGACCCCCTGGCACCTACAAGCCCTACGACGAGGGACTGAAGAGAGGGGTGTTCATCCGAAATGCCACAGGACAGCCCCTGGTCGGGAAG GTCTGGCCAGGCCCAACCGTCTTCCCGGACTTCACCAATCCGGAGACTCACGAGTGGTGGCATGACATGGTGAAGGACTTCCACGACCAAGTGCCCTTTGATGGCATGTGGCTT gaCATGAATGAGCCGTCGAACTTCGTGGAGGGCTCCCAGGATGGCTGCCCCCAAAACAACCTGGAGCAGCCCCCCTATGTGCCAG GCGTGTTCGGGGGGCGCCTGCGGGCCGGGACCATCTGTGCCTCCAGCCAGCAGTTCCTGTCTTCCCACTACAACCTGCACAGCCTGTACGGGCTCACCGAGGCCATCGCCTCCCACAA tgCACTGCTGAGGGTCCGGGGCAAGCGTCCCTTCATCATCTCGCGCTCCACGTTCGCTGGGCACGGGCGCTACGCCGGGCACTGGACAGGGGACGTCGGCAGCAACTGGGAGCAGCTCTACTACTCCATACCAG AGGTGCTGCTCTTCAACCTGTTCGGGGTGCCGCTGGTGGGTGCCGACATCTGCGGCTTCGCGGGCGACACGTCCGAGGAGCTGTGCGTGCGCTGGACACAGCTGGGCGCCTTCTACCCCTTCATGAGGAACCACAACGACCACGGCACCCGG CCACAGGAGCCATACACCTTCAGCCCGGCTGCCCAGGCTGCCATGAGGAATGCCCTGCGCCTCCGCTactccctcctgcccttcctctaCACCCTCTTCCACCGGGCTCACACCGCTGGGGAGACGGTGGCACGGCCCCTCTTCCTCGA gtTCCCCACAGACCCCAACACCTGGGCCGTGGACCACCAGCTCCTGTGGGGCGGGGGGCTGCTCGTCACCCCCGTGCTGGAGGCAGGACAGACCAAAGTCAGCGGCTACTTCCCGGCGGGGACGTGGTACAGCCTGGCAGGG GACTCCACCATCCACAGCAAAGGGCAGTGGGtcctcctgccagcaccccTGGACACCATCAATGTCCATGTCCGTGCAGGGCACATCCTGCCCCTGCAG GAACCCGCCTTCAGCACTGCCCAGTCCCGCAGGAGGGGCATGGCCCTGCTCGTGGCACTGACCCCGGACGGCTTCGCCAGGGGAGACCTGTTCTGGGATgatggggagagctgggagacCTTTGAGAGGGGGGACTACACCGAGATCCTCTTCCTGGCCACGCAC gGTGCCGTGCTCAGCCAGCTGCTGCGGGGGAGCCCCCACCTCGACGGGGTCCTGCTGGAGGCTGTGACTGTGCTGGGGGTCTCCAGCCCTCCCCGGCAAGTCCTGGCCAACGGTGCCATCGTGAGCGACTTCTCCTACCGCAGTGACACCCAG gtgCTGAGAGTCCCTGTGTCACTGCCCATGTGGGAGCAGTTTGTGATCTCTTGGTCCTGA